The Desulfonatronum sp. SC1 DNA window GCCGTGGGCCAGGATTTCCCCGCCGGGCAGCCGTTCCAGGGCTTCCAGGGAATGATCCCTGGTTCCCACGGAGCTGCCGCCGGACACCAGAACCACGTCGCACTCCGTAAGCCCCTTTTCCAGGGCCGCGGTCAGGGTTTGCAGGTCGTCACGGACCAGTCCGAGGCGAACGGCTCTGGCCCCGACGGCTTGGGCCAGGGCCGCGAGGGTGTGGGAATTGACGTCCCGGACCAGTCCGGGACGCACCGGCTGATCCACGGCCACCACCTCGTCGCCGGTGGAGAGGATGCCCACGGTGACCGGCGCATACACCCTGACCCGCGAATACCCCAGGGCCGCCAGCAGGCCGATCCGAGCCCCGTCCAGGCGCGTGCCGGGTTGGAGCAGGGTTTCTCCGGCCTGGACGTCCTCGCCGCGCAGCATCACGTTGTCCCAGGGGGACAGGGATTTGTGGACCTCAATGGTCGCGCCGCCCAGCTCGCCCACGGAATCCGATGTTCCTTGCCCCCCCATTTCCAGGGTCTGCTCGACCATGACCACGGCGTCCGCGCCCTGGGGCAGACACCCGCCAGTGGTGATCCGGGCGCAGGTTCCCGGTTCCAAGGCCGCATCGGTCGGGGTTTCGATGGCCACGGAAAAGGCCAGGTCCAAGTAGGTGGGGTTGGACTCCGAGACCCCGAAAGTGTCCGCGGCCCGCACCGCGTAGCCGTCCACGCAGGAACGGTGCATCAAGGGCAGATCCTCGGCCGCGACCACGGGCTCGGCCAGGACCATGCCGAAGGCTTCGGCGGTTTCCCGCTCCAGGGTCGCGGTGCGGGGAAAGGTCTTCAGGGCCTCGACGAACCGGGAGATGGAAACGACCTGAAAAAACGATTCCTTCATGACGTCCCTCCCGGTGCCGGACCGAGATGAACGTCAATGGCCCCTGGCGCGTAGCCCTTGAGCTGACACAACATGCCCCGCAGGGTCGAGGCCATGACCCTGGCCACGAAAGGATTCATGCCCAGGGGAACACCGTTGACGCGCACGGAAAAAGAGTCCTCAACGGCCTTGCAATCCTCGGGAACGGCCCTTCCGGCCACCATGTCCCGGGCCAGCTCCCCGCAGTCCTCCCGTCCGCACGCCCCGCAATTCAGCGCCGGGAGTAAAAACCCGCGCCGCAGCACCAAATCCGCGACATCCTCCACGGTTGCGCAAACGGGCAGGCCCGTCGATCTTTCTTGCTCCCAGACGGCCAAGGCCAGACCGTCTGCCAGAGCGGCGGGATCGTCCCCAGAATCGGGCTCGATTCGCGGCAGAATTATCCTGGGCAGGAAGTTCATCTTTTTCCCCCCTTCCACCAGGAGAATGTCCGCGTCCAACAGGGACCAGGCTGCCATCACCGGCATGGCCTTGGGCAGCAGAAGCATGGTCTGGTCCGGATTGATCCCGGCCACGGGGCATCCGGTCCCGGCCAGCCTGCCCGTATCCATCGCACCCAGATCAAAGAGATGATGGCTGCTTTTGATGATCCCCACCCTGTGCCCCTGGTCGCGCAACTGTTTGGCAACCTGGGTCACCAAGGTTGTTTTGCCGGATTTATGAAAACCGACGAAGCCCATGGCTCGCGTGGTCATGCTAACGTCTCCTTTGGTTTGTTCCTTCTCAAATTTCTTCGCCCCGCTTGATCCGTCGAGGATAGCAGAAACGATTTCTCGGGCAAACAAGCCAATGGGCGCGTTTTGACAGGCTACCTTGATTGCGCTAAAAAATTCAGTTTCGCTTTTTGAGATGCTGGTGGCGGGTTCGGGCAAGGACCGCCCATCACTCCGGCACACTGGCCGACCCATCAGCCTGCTTATGTCGGCCTGCTTTTATTGTTCCCACCCTCAAGGAAACACTAATGACCATGATTCAAAGCGGCAAAGGATTCGTGGACCTTTTTCCGCCCAAAAGCGACCTGTTCACCTCCATAGAATCCACGGCCCGGGACGTGTTCGCCGGATACGGCTGTCGGGAATTGCGTACGCCGATCATCGAGTACACGGAACTCTTCGTGCGGGGCATCGGTGACGAGACCGACGTGGTCCAGAAGGAAATGTACTCCTTCCCGGACCGCAAGGGCCGCTCCATGACGCTGCGGCCCGAGGCCACCGCCGGAGTGCTGCGGGCCTGTATCCAGCACAAGCTGCTGCGCCAGGACGAGGTGCTCAAGTTCTTTACCCTGGGGCCCATGTTCCGCTACGAGCGCCCGCAGATGGGCCGCCAGCGCCAGTTTCATCAGATCAACGTCGAAATACTGGGATCAGCCTCCCACCTCGTGGACGTGGACATGCTGTTCATGCTCCACCGCTTTCTCTCGGAAATCGGCCTGACCGACCTGGAGTACCAGCTCAACAGCCTGGGTTGCGCCGCCTGCCGACCAACATTTCGGGCCGCCCTGGAAGACTATCTCCGGGACGTGGACCAGACGGGCCTGTGCGAGGACTGCCAGCGGCGGATGACCACCAATCCCCTGCGCGTGCTGGACTGCAAGGTTCCCGGATGCAAGGCCTTGACCACGGGGGCTCCGGTGATCACGGACCATAACTGCGATTCCTGCCGGGTGCACTTCGGTGCCGTGATGGACCTGCTGGGCCGCTCCCGGCTCCAGGTCACGCTCAATCCCCTGCTGGTCCGCGGCCTGGACTACTACCAGCGCACGACCTTTGAAGTGGTCTCCACGGGCATCGGCGCGCAGTCCTCGGTGGCCGGGGGCGGACGCTACGACGGCTTGGTCAGTCAGCTCGGCGGCCCGGACGTACCGGGCATCGGCTTTGCCTGCGGCCTGGAGCGTCTGGCCATGCTGGCCCCTGAACAGCTGGATACGGGAGTGGACGTGTACATAGCCGTGCATGCCGACACCCTTCTGGAAAAAGCCCTGGAGATCGCCCAGGTTCTGCGCGGCCAACGTTTTTCCGTGGAGTTCCCCTACGCCTTCCGCAGCCTGAAAAGCCAGATGCGCTCGGCGAACAAGGCCGGGGCCCGCTTCGCGCTGATGCTGGACGAGGACGGGGCGGCTCAGTGCACCGTAGCGGTCAAGGACATGCGCGACGGCGAACAATATACCGTGTCCGAAGCGGATCTGCCGGGGAACCTGCTGAGCCGGATGGCGGGCGGCAATTAGCCGATAACTTTAGTAATGATACCATCTTTCGTAAGGATTTCCTTCCCATGACCGAAACCACATCACAGCGCGAATGCGAGGCCCTGGGCGATTGGCGACGCAGCCATCATTGCTCTCAACTGCGGATTGACGACACTGACCGGGAGGTCTGCCTGATGGGCTGGGTCCAGTTTCGCCGGGACCACGGCGGGCTGATCTTCATCGACCTGCGCGACCTGCACGGACGGACCCAGGTGGTGTTCAACCCGGAGATCAACGCCGAGGCCCATGCCCGGGCCCACGTCCTGCGCTCCGAATACGTCCTGGCCATTCAGGGCGTGGTCCGCGCCCGGCCCGAAGGCATGCGCAACCCGGCTCTGCCTACCGGAGACGTGGAAGTGGAGGTCCGGGCCTGGAAGCTGCTCAACAGCGCCAAGACCCCGCCTTTTCCCATTGAGGACCGGGTGGAGGTCACCGAGTCCACCCGCCTGGAGTACCGCTATCTGGATCTGCGCCGTCCCCAGTGCACCCGTAATCTGATTCTGCGGCACAAGGCCACCCAGGCCTTCCGGAGTTTTCTGAACCAGGAAGGCTTCCTGGAACTGGAAACCCCGATCCTGACCAAGAGCACCCCCGAGGGCGCGCGGGACTTCCTGGTCCCCAGCCGCATGAATCCGGGCTCGTTCTACGCCCTGCCCCAGTCGCCGCAGCTCTTCAAGCAATTGTTCATGGTCGCGGGCATGGACCGCTACTATCAAATCGTGCGCTGTTTCCGCGACGAGGATTTGCGGGCCGACCGTCAGCCGGAGTTCACCCAGATCGACCTGGAGCTGTCTTTCGTGGATCAGGCCCAGGTCATGGATCTAGCCGAGCGGATGATTCGCCAGGTGTTCAAGGAGTCCCTGGACATCGACCTGCCCGACCCGTTTCCCCGCCTGACCTACGACCAAGCCATGGGCGCCTATGGGGTGGACAAGCCGGACATCCGCTTCGAGCTGTTGCTGCACGACGTGACGGACATCGTCCACGGTTCCCAGTTCAAGCTTTTCGCCTCGGCCAAGCTGGTCAAGGCCCTGGTCCTGCCCGGGGGATCAACCCTGTCCCGCAACGACATCGACCAGTTGACGGAATTCGTGAAGATTTACGGTGCTCAGGGCCTGGCCTGGATCAAGATCAAGGCCGACGAGTGGCAATCGCCCATCGCCAAGTTCCTTTCGCCGGAAGAACGAGCCGGGCTGACCGCGGCCCTGGGACTGAAGGAGGGCGACATCGTCTTTTTCCAGGCCGCCTCCCCGGATGTGGTCAACGCGGCTTTGGGCAACCTGCGCCTGGAACTGGCCCAGCGGTTCAACCTGGTGGACGAAACCAGCTTTCAACCGGTCTGGATCACGGACTTTCCGCTTCTGGAGCACGATCCGGACGCCCAACGCTGGGTGGCCCGGCACCATCCCTTCACCAGCCCCCAGGACGGCCATGAAGGACTCCTGGCTGATCGGCCCGGCGAGGCCCTGGCCAAGGCCTATGACCTGTGTCTGAACGGCTACGAGATCGGCGGCGGATCGGTGCGCATCCATTCCGCGGCCCTGCAGGAACGGATGTTCGCGGCCCTGGGCATCGACGAAGAAGAGGCCCGTGGGCAGTTCGGGTTCCTGCTCAAGGCCCTGGATTTCGGCGCCCCGCCCCATGCCGGGATCGCCTTTGGCCTGGATCGGCTGGTGATGTTGATGACCGGATCGGCCTCCATCCGGGACGTGATCGCCTTCCCCAAAACCCAGAAGGCCTCGTGCCTGATGACCCAGGCCCCTTCGCCCGTGTCCAACGTCCAGTTGCGCGAGTTGGGATTGAAGGCCCGGGAAGCGGTAAAGTAGGTTCGGCTGATGATTCGTCCCGTACTGACATACCCGGACCCGATTCTGGCCAAGACCGCGGCGGAAATCGAGACCATCACCCCGGAAATCCGCCAACTGGCCGAGGACATGCTGGAGACC harbors:
- the glp gene encoding gephyrin-like molybdotransferase Glp yields the protein MKESFFQVVSISRFVEALKTFPRTATLERETAEAFGMVLAEPVVAAEDLPLMHRSCVDGYAVRAADTFGVSESNPTYLDLAFSVAIETPTDAALEPGTCARITTGGCLPQGADAVVMVEQTLEMGGQGTSDSVGELGGATIEVHKSLSPWDNVMLRGEDVQAGETLLQPGTRLDGARIGLLAALGYSRVRVYAPVTVGILSTGDEVVAVDQPVRPGLVRDVNSHTLAALAQAVGARAVRLGLVRDDLQTLTAALEKGLTECDVVLVSGGSSVGTRDHSLEALERLPGGEILAHGVAMSPGKPTILARTETDSGLKAVLGLPGQVASAQVVMQVLVLPFLAHLQGLDQAFDLGPLETVPARLSRNVASRQGRTDFVRVALNRDADGGLTATPVLGKSGLLKTLLQAQGLMEIPENREGFTAGTEVMVRPLV
- a CDS encoding molybdopterin-guanine dinucleotide biosynthesis protein MobB; the protein is MTTRAMGFVGFHKSGKTTLVTQVAKQLRDQGHRVGIIKSSHHLFDLGAMDTGRLAGTGCPVAGINPDQTMLLLPKAMPVMAAWSLLDADILLVEGGKKMNFLPRIILPRIEPDSGDDPAALADGLALAVWEQERSTGLPVCATVEDVADLVLRRGFLLPALNCGACGREDCGELARDMVAGRAVPEDCKAVEDSFSVRVNGVPLGMNPFVARVMASTLRGMLCQLKGYAPGAIDVHLGPAPGGTS
- the hisS gene encoding histidine--tRNA ligase, which codes for MTMIQSGKGFVDLFPPKSDLFTSIESTARDVFAGYGCRELRTPIIEYTELFVRGIGDETDVVQKEMYSFPDRKGRSMTLRPEATAGVLRACIQHKLLRQDEVLKFFTLGPMFRYERPQMGRQRQFHQINVEILGSASHLVDVDMLFMLHRFLSEIGLTDLEYQLNSLGCAACRPTFRAALEDYLRDVDQTGLCEDCQRRMTTNPLRVLDCKVPGCKALTTGAPVITDHNCDSCRVHFGAVMDLLGRSRLQVTLNPLLVRGLDYYQRTTFEVVSTGIGAQSSVAGGGRYDGLVSQLGGPDVPGIGFACGLERLAMLAPEQLDTGVDVYIAVHADTLLEKALEIAQVLRGQRFSVEFPYAFRSLKSQMRSANKAGARFALMLDEDGAAQCTVAVKDMRDGEQYTVSEADLPGNLLSRMAGGN
- the aspS gene encoding aspartate--tRNA ligase, yielding MTETTSQRECEALGDWRRSHHCSQLRIDDTDREVCLMGWVQFRRDHGGLIFIDLRDLHGRTQVVFNPEINAEAHARAHVLRSEYVLAIQGVVRARPEGMRNPALPTGDVEVEVRAWKLLNSAKTPPFPIEDRVEVTESTRLEYRYLDLRRPQCTRNLILRHKATQAFRSFLNQEGFLELETPILTKSTPEGARDFLVPSRMNPGSFYALPQSPQLFKQLFMVAGMDRYYQIVRCFRDEDLRADRQPEFTQIDLELSFVDQAQVMDLAERMIRQVFKESLDIDLPDPFPRLTYDQAMGAYGVDKPDIRFELLLHDVTDIVHGSQFKLFASAKLVKALVLPGGSTLSRNDIDQLTEFVKIYGAQGLAWIKIKADEWQSPIAKFLSPEERAGLTAALGLKEGDIVFFQAASPDVVNAALGNLRLELAQRFNLVDETSFQPVWITDFPLLEHDPDAQRWVARHHPFTSPQDGHEGLLADRPGEALAKAYDLCLNGYEIGGGSVRIHSAALQERMFAALGIDEEEARGQFGFLLKALDFGAPPHAGIAFGLDRLVMLMTGSASIRDVIAFPKTQKASCLMTQAPSPVSNVQLRELGLKAREAVK